DNA from Microbacterium sp. SORGH_AS_0969:
GCACTCCGCATCGATGTCGGCCCGTTCCGCCTGGAGCCGACGCCTGACGCCGGCACGTGGACCGCTGTGCCGCGCGAGGCGGACGGGGGAGTGGCATCCGGGATCACTGCCGCGTGGAGCGACTGGGTCGCCTTCGCGGAGAAGGTGCGCCGGGCCGACGAGTTGTGGCGCGAGCGCGAGGCGCGCGGGGACGCGTGGGACGAGGGTTTCTCCGCGGCGAAGGATGCCGCGGCGACCAACCCCTACCGGTGACGGGTCAGGAGGGTCCGTCGACGAGCACGAGACTCTGACGCGTGTCGGCCATCTTCACCCAGCCGTCGCCGAAGAGGTACGTGATGCCGTACCCCTCGCTGTCGCCTCTGCCACCCACCCACGCGGAGTTCTCCGTCACGTAGGTGCCGGCCGGCCCGTCCTCGCGGCGCCAACCGGAGGCGATGAGCTCTCGCTCAGCCTTGGCCGCGGTGGCGTCGTCGATCGGAGCCCAGCCGAACACCTGGACCCGGTCGGTCGTGATGCGCTGATCGCCCCACTTGCACTGGATCCCACCGCCGATCTCGGTCGCCCCGATGCGGAACGGCTCGGAGCTCACGCTCCACCCGAGGCTCCGGAAGTCGTCGGCGGTGCTCTTCGGGATGATCGTGTCGCACGTGGGGTCGGCAGCGGGCTCGGGGGTGCCGTCGGAGGTCGGTTTCGGGGTGGAGGTGCCGGGGGCGTCGCTCGGCACCTGCGCGGCCGCGGTCGGCGTCGGTGCCGGAGCGGAGCAACCGGCGAGCAGGATGCCGGCCAGCGCGAAGGTCGAGATGACGAGCCCGAGACGGCGGGTCACGCGGTGCCCTCGTCGTGGGTGAGGCGGAAGAACTCGTCGTGCAGGATGCCATTGGTCGCGAACGACGAGCCGGCGTCGAGGCGGTCGGATCCGTCGAAGGCGGTGAAGCGGCCGCCCGCTTCGCGCACGATCGGCGCGAGGGCGGCGACGTCGTACTCCTTCACGCCGAACTCCGCGACGAGCTCGAGGCGGCCCTCCGCGAGCCACATGTACGGCAGGGCGTCGCCGTACCCCCGGTCGCGCCAGACGGCGCGGGTGAGTCGGTCCAGGGCCGGGAGGAGGTCGACGTCGCGCCACTGCTCGACGCTCTGGAAGCTGACACTGGCCTTCGCCACATCGTCGATGTCGGAGACCCGGATGCGGCGGGGAGCGCCGGACGGGGTGTTCGTCCACGCCCCGTGGCCCGTCGCGGCCCACCAGCGGCGCCCGAGGGCCGGCTGGCTCACCACTCCGACCACGGGAACCTCACCGACGCTGAGGGCGATCAGCGTCGCCCAGATCGGGATGCCGCGCATGTAGTTGTGCGTGCCGTCGATCGGGTCGATCACCCAACGCCGCGCGGTGTCACCCGACGTGCCGTACTCCTCGCCCAGAACGGCGTCGCCGGGGCGCTCGGCATCCAGGATCTCTCGGATCGCCCGCTCGGTCGCGAGGTCGGCTTCGGTCACGTGCGTCCGGTCGGCCTTCGTGTCGATGCGCAGGTCGTCGGCGTCGAAGCGCGCCATGGCGACCGCGTCGGCGGCGTCCGCCAGTCGCAGAGCGAGCGCGAGGTCGTCGGCGAGGGTGGGGAGGTTCTCGTCGGGAGTCGGGGACACGGCTCCAGGATAACCGGCGACCCCGGGCCGATTTGGCGCGGTCGCGTCACGCCTGGTAACGTAATCCCTCGGTTCGCCAAGCAAATCTGAGGCGGATCAGCCTGCACCTCTAGCTCAATCGGCAGAGCAACTGACTCTTAATCAGTGGGTTCTGGGTTCGAGTCCCAGGGGGTGCACGCACCGGGCCTCCACCTTCGGGTGGGGGCCCTTTCTCATTTTGTGCAGGTGGCTACTGCACCGTCCACCACGCGACGTCGACGAGGCACAAGCCCCCGTCATCCTCCCGGTAGAACAGGTCTCCGGGATACTCGATCCCGGATGCCACGCGTCCGGCGGGCAGTGACAGGTTGATGCTCCACGACGGGGGCTTATAGGCAAGAACGTGTGGATGGCTCGGGCGTGTCAGCTCCGTCCTGCCCATCCGGTTCGGATCCAGAGGCCTTCCTCGGCGGTGACGGCGGTGTCGTAGAGAGCTGGCTGTCCGTCGTCGTCGGGCTCGTCGGGTGTGGCCGGCGGGGTGGGCGTGATGGCGTGCCGGTGCGCGCGCTCGAGGGGAACCTCGTGCAGCAGCAGGAACCACTCGACGGCTTTGCGGCGGTGCTCGGTGGGCATGCCCCGGTGATGGCGCAGAAGGTGGCGGATCTGACTGTTCAAACCCTCCAGGCGTGAAGTGGTGCGGGGGTTTCCGTGCTGGAGAGTGGTGAACACGTGCCCTGATTCTGCGGCGCGATGAAGGACATTCCAGGCTCGGCGGAGTTTGAAGTGGGTGAACCCGAAGTGCCCGTTCGCGTAGAGGGTGCGTTCTTTGGTGAGATGCCCGTGGGTCTGCCACCACGCTTGCAACGTGAGCCGCCAGGAGATGGCGTCATCGATGGTGTGGACCGCGGTCAACGCGAGGGAGATCTGGCGCAGGTCGCGGCCGGCGCGGGTGCGGGGATTGCGCGTCAGCTCGCGGGTGACGTTCAGTTGCAGGTGGAAGATGCAGCGTTGCACGGCGGTGTCGGGCCAGGTCGTGGCTAGGGCGGAGCGGATGCCGGAACCGCCGTCGGTGACGACGACGACCGGGGGCGGGACCTGTTCGAACAGGGCCGTCCACGCGGCGGTGGATTCTCGGGCGCACCACTGCCAGGCGAGGACGCGTCCGGTGTCGGATTGGGCGACGAGAAGGCACCAGGAGCCGATCCAGACACCGTCGACGAGGACGACATCGTGAACTTCGCCGGTGACCGGCATCACGGGCTGCAGACCCCAGCACCAGGCGGTGTCGTGACGAAATGAGCGCCCGGTTCCGCCGCCGATTTCCGCTTGCGTTGTTTTGCCCGTCAACCAGCGCAGGAACCGGCGCAGCTGCTCCCGCTCGCTCACGTCGCGTCGGGAGCGGACAGATGATGCGCCGCAGTCGGGGCAGCGCCATCGCTGTGTTCCGGCGGCGGTCTTACCGTTCTTCACCAGCCGAGCACCGCATATCACGCAGAGCGCCTGATTCGAGGGATGGTCCACGCCTAAGCGTCGCGGACCATGCACAACCCCGTTTCACCGCGTGATCGCGCGGCTAGATCACCATCCCATCCACACGTTCTTGCCTATAACCCACGACGGGTCGAACTCGGCCTGCTCAGGCCAGTACTCGGCGACGAACTCTTCGGGCTCCTCGGCGGACAGCCCGTCCCAGGCGGACGGCGACCCGAGATCGATGTCCCGCCCCTCGCACACCATCCCGTCCGCGTTGCCCGCTGCCGCGGCCTCGATGAGCTCCTCAGTCGTGTCGATCACGTTCGCGCCCCCGGGGCCCCAGATGAGCCCGTCCAGAGAACACCCCGTCAGGGCGAGCGCGGAGGCGGCCGTCAGGGTTGCGGCGATGCGGCGGTGCGTTCGGCTCATGCGCTCAACCTATCCGCGGCCCCTTATCGTGCGCGTAAGCCGCTTGTCACGCGGTGGAATGGGGGAAGGACCGTCGTCGACCATCGGAGTCCCGGCAACGACGAGAGCATGTACGTCGACGTGCTTCCCGCTTCGGCAGAACGTTGACTGCACGCGCCCTGCGCGCCGCCTCTTCGGGAAGGATGGCCCCATGGCCGATGACGAGATCTGGGACGTGACCGATATCCAGGGGACTCCGACGGGGGCGCTGCACCGTCGTGGGGACGGCCCCGTCCCGGCCGGGTCGTTCCACATCGTGGCATCCGTCTGTGTGGTGTCGTCGACGGGGCGGGTGCTCGTGAGTCTGCGCGCACCGGGCAAGGACTACCCGCTCGCGTGGGAATTCCCCGCGGGCAGCGCCCTCCGCGCGGAGTCGAGTCGACGCGGTGCCGCGCGCGAGCTCGAAGAGGAGACCGGGCTCTCGATCGCCCCCGACGAGCTCGTCCTCGTCGGGCGGGTGATCGAGGAGCGCGCGCTGTTCGATCTCTGGATCGCGCGAGTGGACGGCGAGCCCGTGCCCGTACCCGATCCCGAAGAGGTCCAGGATGCCGAGTGGGTCACGCTCGACGAGGTGCAGCGTCGCTGGCGGGCGGGCACGTTCGCCTCGCCCTGGAACGCGCGCTTCGACCAGTTGTGGGACACCCTCGCTCGCGAGGTGGGGCGCGGCGCATGAGCTCCGTGTACCGGACGCACGACATCGCGGTCGCGGCGGGGTCGCTGCGCGTGGGGGAGTGGAATCCGGATGCCGTGGGCATGCCGTGGCTGCTCGTGCACGGCGTGACCGCCTCGCATCTCGCCTGGGCGTGGCTGGCTGTCGAGGCACCCCAGCAGCGTCTGATCGCTCCGGACCTCCGCGGCCGCGGGCGGAGCGAGAGGGGGGAGAGGCCGCTCGGCATGACCGCGCACGCCGACGACCTCGTCGCTGTCGTGGATGCGCTCGGGGTGGAGCAGGTCGTCGTCGTCGGTCACTCGATGGGCGCTTTCGTCTCCGCCGTGTTCGCCGACCGGCACGCGGATCGAGTCGTTCGCGTCATCCTCGTCGACGGCGGCTTGCCCTTGGAGCTCCCGCCGGGCATGCCGCCGCGGGAAGCCGTGCGACACGTGCTGGGGCCGACGGCGGCGCGGCTCGAGCGGCGGTTCGCCGATGAGGGCGAGTACAGAGGCTTCTGGCGCGCGCACCCCGCGTTCGTCGGCCGCGAGGATCCGCTGCTCGATTCCTACTTCGCGTACGACCTCGTCGGCGCGGAACCGTTTCTACGTCCCGCCACGGTGATGTCCACCGTCGAGGAGGACTCGATCGATCAGAACGCGGGCGACGCGATCGGGAGGGCTGTCGAGCGGATGCCACGGCCGACGACGCTTCTCGCGGCCGAGCGTGGTCTGCGCGGTGAGGTGCCTCCGCTGTACCCCGACCTCGACGCGCTCCGGGCGACCCACCCGCGGCTGCGAGACCTCCGACGCGTCGACGGGGTCGATCATTACTCGATCGTCATGTCTGAGGTAGGGGCGCGGGAGGTCGCGCGCGCCGCGGGCGAGGCCGACTGACGCAACGGTGGGGGTGAGGGTGAAGTTCGGCCCCTCAGGAGCCACAAGCCGGTTCGCCTGCCGTCGGGGCTCTAGCGTCGGGCGGATGCGCCGTTCTCTCTCCACAGGTGTCGTGCTCGCCGTCCTCGCCGTGTCGGCGATGGCCGCGATCGCCGCCCCCGCCTCCGCCGCCGTCCCCGACCTGACCGGTCGCTCCTACGTCTCCCTCGGCGACTCGTACGCCGCCGCGTGGGGACTCCCTCTCGCCGCGACGCAGCCCGCCGCGGGGTGCGATCAGTCGGATGAGAACTACCCCCACCTCGTCGCCGACGAGTTCGGTTTCGACCTCGACGACCGCTCGTGCGGCGGAGCCGTGATCGCCAACGTGGTCGACACTCCGCAGTCGGTGGGCGGGGCGACGGCACCGGTCCAGTCGGACGCCCTGGATGCAGACACCGACCTCGTGACTCTCACGATCGGCGGGAACGACCTCGGGTTCTGGCAGCTCGGTCAGATGTGCATCGCGGCCACGGCGGGAGGCCCGGTCGCCGGGAGTCTCGACGGCAACGTGCACGCCTCGTGCGCCGAACAGTTCGTGGTGAACACTCCCGCGGGCCCGGTGAACACGCTCGAGACGCAGATCGATCAGACGGTGGCACCCGCCCTGTCGGCGGCCCTCGCCGACATCGAGGCACGGGCTCCGCATGCGAAGATCATCGTGGTCGGATACCCCGCGCTCGCCCCCGACGCCGCGCACACCCCGAGCGACGGGTGCTACACCTCGCTCCTCCAGGGGCTCGGGTTCCGCACGAACGCGTACCCCTACACGAATGCGGACGTGGAGTTGCTCTACGCCACCCAGGCCTACCTCGACGACACGATGGCGCAGGTCACCGAGGCCTCCGGCGCGACCTACGTCTCGCTGCTCGCCGACTCCGTGGCGCACACGCCGTGCAACTCGCGCGACGCGTACGTCAACGGCATCACGCTGAGCCTCGCCCCCGACAGCGTGCCCGTCTCGGGGCTCCCCGTCGGCGGGATCAAGAAGGGGGCGATCCACCCGAATGCGGCGGGCGCCGCGTTCACCAGCACCAAGGTCTCGGATGCCGTGCGCGAGCTGTTCGCGGAGCCGGATCCGACGCCGACCCCGACGATCACGCCGACGCCGACACCGACGGATGACCCGTCGCCCTCACCGAGCCCGAGCACCACGGAGAGCCCGAGCGCCAGCGTGAGCCCGGTGCCGTCGACCAGCGCCACCCCCATCGCCGCCGCGACGACCGGGGCCCTGGCGACAACGGGGACGCCGTCGGTTGCGGGGGCGATCGGTATCGGTGCTGCGATGCTCCTCGCGAGCATCGCGGTGACCCTTCTGCTCCGGCGTCGTGCGCACAGCTGACACGACCGCTGTACCGACACGCGCCCTGTCCCGAATCGTTCGGGACAGGGCGCGTGCGTGCGTTCGCGATGCGTCAGGCGGCGTCGCCCACGAGGACGGCGGCTCCCTCGTCGGCGATCGTCGGGCGGGCCTGGTCCACGTGCGCGAGGGCTCGCCGACCGAACAGGACGCACGCCGCCGCGATCAGCACGGACACGGTCGCCATGACGTACGGCACTCCCGCGCCCGCGGCGTGCCAGAGGAAGGCGGCGAGCGGCGGGGCGACGGCTCCGCCGAGGAAGCGGACCGCCGAGTAGGCCGAAGAGGCGACCGAACGGGGGAGGTCGGTGGCCTCCATCACGGCCTCCGTCAACGCCGTGTTCACGACGCCGAGCACCAGACCGCCCACGACGATGCAGACCACGAGTCCGACGGGGGAGTCCACGACGAAAGCGGCGACGAGGAGGTCGACAGCGAGCAGGGGGAGGGCGAGCAGCAGAACCGACGTCAGCCGCATCCGGCGGAGGAGGATCGGGGCAACCCAGACACTCGTGATCGCGAGCGCGACACCCCACCCGAAGAAGGTGAGCCCGATCCCCATCGCACCGAAGCCCAGCGGGAAGGGGGAGAAGGCCAGCAGGGTGAAGAAGCCGATGTTGTAGAACAGCGCGGTGGCCGCGAGGATCGCGAGCGCCGGGCGACCGAGGGCGCGGAACGGCGCGCTGAAGGGGATGGGCGTTCGTGCGGGAGCGGGGCCGCGCAGGAGCACTGCCACGGCGACGAAAGCGATCGCCATGAGGGCGACCACTCCGAAGAACGGTCCCCGCCAGCTGGCCTCGCCGAGGCTGCCGCCGAGCAGCGGTCCGATCGCGATGCCCAGGCCGAGCGCCGCTTCGTACAGGATGATCGCCGCCGAACTGCCACCGGAGGCGGCGCCGACGATGGTCGCGAGAGCCGTCGAGATGAACAGGGCGTTGCCGAGGCCCCAGCCCGCGCGGAAGCCGATCACGGCGTCGACGCTTCCGCTCAGCGCGCACAGGAGCGAGAACGCGACGATCAGGGCGAGCCCGACGAGCAGCGTGGCCTTCGCGCCGATTCGGCTCGAGATCCAGCTGGTGACGAGCATCGCGAGGCCCGTCACGACCAGGTAGCTGGTGAACAGCAGCTCGGTCTCGACGGGTGTCGCCTTCAGTGACTCGGCGATCGCGGGGAGGATCGGGTCGACGAGACCGATCCCCATGAACGCGACGACGCACGCGAATGCCACGGCCCAGACCTGGGCCGGCTGCTTCCATACGCTCGGAGCGGCGCTCATCGCACGACCTCCGGCTGAAGGCCCACGCGGGCCGAGAGGGCGCCGGCGGCGGTGCTCACGGCATCCCATTCGGCATCCGTCAGATCGGCCACGTGGGGCGCGAGGGCGGCGCTCAACTGTGCGAGCCAGCGCTCGAGGGCGGAGAGACCGGCGTCGGTCACGGCGATGACGCTGACGCGCGAGTCATCGGGGTGCGGCTCGCGCGTGACGAGACCCGCGTCGCTGAGCTGGTGGACGAGGCGCGTCATGCCGGGCTGGGTCACGCGGCTGAGGGTGGCCAGGTCGCCGAGACGCTGGGGTCCGTGGTCGCGCAGCAGGGTGAGGGTGCGCCACTGCGCGGAGGGGGCGTCGTTCTGGGTGTCGAGGGCCGCGATGCGCGTCAGGGCGTGCACCGCGAGCAGCAATCTCTGGAGATCGTCATCGCGGGTCATGGGAAAAGCATATCGCAGATATATACCTGAGGTATCTATCGTGACGCGAGTCGCGTGGACAGCTGGTGCGCGTGCGCGAGCAGGATGCGACCGAGCTCGCCGAGTCTCTCACCCGAGAAACGGAACTCGACGCCGGTCAGGCTCAGTGCCCACTGGGGAGCCCCCGCCCGGTCGAACACGGCCGCCCCCAGGCCCCAACTGCCCTCCACGATGAGCCCCGGATTCACGGCGTACCCGCGCTCCTGGGTGTCGCGCACCCGCGCGCGCAGGCGCGCCGGGGCATGTGAGGCTCCGAACCGCTCGGCGAGGTCCCCGTGGCGCTCGAGATAGGCGTCCACATCATGGGGCGGAAGGAAGGCGAGGATCGCGAGACCCGCGGATGCCACGCCCAGCGGGAAACGCACTCCCTCGGAAAGCACGAAGGAGCGAATGGGGAAGCTGCCGTCTTCTCGGACGAGGCACACCGTCTCGTCGCCGCGCCGCACCGAGAGGAAGGCGCTCTCTTCGGTTCGCACCGCGAGCGAGCGCACGACGTCGCGTGCCGTCGCGGTGATGTCGAAGCGAGAGGCCGCCACACTGCCCATGAGGTAGAGCTCAGGGCCGGGCAGCCAGTGGCCGGTCGTTTCGTCGCGGTCGACGAGCCCCTCCGCGCGGAGGGCGGTCAGGAGCCGGTGCGCGGTGGGGCGCGTGAGATCGGCGTCGCGGGAAAGGTCGCCGATGGTCGCCCCGGCGGATCCCGCCGCCGTCACCAGGCGGAGGAGTGTGGCGGCGCGGGCGATCGCCTGGGCGCCGGGAACGCTCGCGGGTGAGCGCGAATGAGGTGCGGTGTCCACGATGTGGACGCTACGCGGCTTGGCATCCACATCGCAAGATCGCGCTGGGCGCATCCCGGCGGCGGCCCTGAGCATGAGATGACGCAGACACGAAGGAGTTCGCGTGATCGACAAGACCTGGACCTCGGCCGCCGACGCGGTCTCCGACATCCCCGACGGCGCGTCCCTCGCCGTCGGCGGCTTCGGACTTTCCGGCAACCCCATCGCCCTCATCGAAGCCCTGCTCACCCGAGGGACGCGAGACCTCTCCGTCGTTTCCAACAACTGCGGTGTCGACGACTGGGGTCTCGGCATCCTGCTGGGGGCTGGTCGGATCCGCAAGATGACGTCGTCGTACGTCGGCGAGAACAAGGAGTTCGAACGGCAGTTCCTCTCCGGTGAGCTCGAGCTCGAGCTCACCCCGCAGGGCACTCTCGCCGAGAAGCTCCGTGCCGGTGGGGCTGGCATCGCGGCGTTCTACACCCAGACGGGAGTCGGAACCCAAGTCGCCGAGGGCGGGCTTCCTCAGCGGTACGACGGCGCCGGAGGCATCGCGGTCGCGTCCCCCGTCAAAGACGTGCGCGTCTTCGATGTCGACGGCGTGCCTCGCGAGTTCGTCCTCGAAGAGGCGATCACGACGGACTTCTCCCTCGTCCATGCGTGGAAGGGTGACCGACACGGCAACCTCGTGTTCCGCAAGGCCGCCCGCAACTTCAACCCGCTCGCGGCGATGGCGGGGCGCGTGTGCATCGCCCAGGTCGAGCATCTCGTCGAGCCCGGCGAGATCGACCCCGACGACGTCCACCTGCCCGGGGTCTACGTCCACCGTCTCGTCGAGGTCGGGCCCGGGATCGAGAAGCGGATCGAGAAGCGCACGGTGCGGGACGGCGTCGCCGAGTCGGGCCCGGTCCCTTCGACGAGCTCAGGGACCTCAGCATCGACGAGCTCAGGTCCCGCCGCACCGATGAGCAAGGAGTTCTGACATGGCCCTCACCCGCACGGAGATGGCGGCGCGAGCCGCCCGCGAACTCGCCGACGGCTCGTACGTCAACCTCGGCATCGGCCTGCCGACCCTCGTTCCGAACCACGTCCCGGAGGGCGTGACCGTCGTGCTGCAGTCCGAGAACGGCATCCTCGGCGTCGGTCCGTATCCGACCGAAGACGCGGTGGATGCCGACCTCATCAACGCCGGCAAAGAAACGGTGACCACGCTCCCCGGCGCGGCCTTCTTCGACTCGGCGCTGAGCTTCGGGATGATCCGCGGGGGCAAGATCGACGCCGCGATCCTCGGGGCGATGCAGGTGTCGGCCTCCGGAGACCTGGCGAACTGGATGATCCCCGGAAAGATGGTGAAGGGTCCCGGCGGCGCCATGGACCTCGTCCACGGAGCCGCGCGCGTCATCGTGCTCATGGAGCACGTCGCCAAGGACGGCTCGCCGAAGATCGTGAACGACTGCTCGCTGCCGTTGACCGGTCGCGGTGTCGTCGACCGCATCATCACCGACCTCGCCGTCATCGACGTGACCGAGGATGGACTCGTGCTCGTCGAGCTCGCTCCCGGGGTGAGCGTCGACGAGGTGCGGGATGCCACTGAGCCCCCGCTGACCGTGGAACTCACCGAGGAGGTCACCCGATGAACCCCGAAGACGTCGTGATCGTCGCTGCCGCGCGTACTCCCCAGGGGCGGCTGAAAGGTCAGCTCGCCCCGCTCACCGCCGTGCAGCTCGGCGCAGCCGCGATCCGCGGGGCCCTGGACCGCGGGGGACTTCCCGCCGAGGCCGTCGACGCGGTGCTGGTCGGACAGGTGCTCCAGGCCGGTGCCGGGCAGAACGCGGCTCGACAGGCTGCCGTCGCCGCGGGGATCGGGTGGGACGTGCATGCGGCGACCGTCAACAAGGTCTGCCTGTCGGGTCTCACGGCGATCATCGATGCCGCGCGCATGCTGCGCCTCGGGGACGCGACGGTCGTCGTCGCGGCGGGCATGGAGTCGATGACCCGCGCCCCGCACCTGCTGATGAACTCGCGCGAGGGCTACGCCTACGGCTCGGTCGAGGTGCTCGATCACCTCGCGTACGACGGTCTCACGGACGCTTACGACCGCGAGAGCATGGGGGCTTCCACCGAGCGCGCCAACGCGCGATTCGACGTGACCCGTGAGGCGCAGGACGCGGTCGCTGCCCGGTCGCACCAGCGTGCCGCCGCCGCGCAGGCGGCGGGTGTCTTCGACGCCGAGATCGTGCCCGTTGAGATCCCGCAGCGCAAGGGCGATCCCGTCGTCGTGACGGCCGACGAGGGCATTCGCGCCGACACGACGGTCGACTCGCTCGCGAAGCTCCGCCCCGCTTTCGCCGAGGGCGGATCGATCACGGCGGGCAACGCGTCGCAGATCTCCGACGGGGCGTCAGCGGTGGTCGTGACCACCCGCTCGGTGGCCGAGGAGCACGGATGGGACGTCCTCGCGGTCGTCGGGGCGGCGGGACAGGTCGCCGGACCCGACAACTCGCTGCACGCGCAGCCTGCTCGCGCGATCGCGAGAGCCCTCGAGAAGCAGGGCATCTCGGCATCCGATCTCGATCTCGTCGAGATCAACGAAGCCTTCGGCGCTGTCGTGGCTCGTTCGCAGGCCGAGCTGGGCCTGTCCGACGATGTCGTGAACCCGCACGGGGGCGGCATCGCGATCGGTCACCCGATCGGCGTCTCGGGCAACCGGCTCGTCGTGCACGCGGTCCACGAGCTGGTGCGGCGGGGGAGCGGCACCGCCGCGGTCGCCCTCTGCGGCGGTGGAGGCCAGGGCGACGCGCTGATCCTCACACGTTGACAGACAGACGGATGCCACGACCCCGGGGTCGTGGCATCCGTCGTCCGGTCAGCGCGCGAGGCGCTTCTTGAAAAGCTTCTGCTGCTTCTTCGCGACGGGGGAGTCGCCCGCGATCACGCGTCCGCGCCGGGCGCGACGGGTGTCGACGACCGATCCGATCGCGAGAGCCAGCGTGATGCCCCAGCTGAGCCACGCGAGGGCGGTGCGCCACGTGAAGGGCTCGTCGTTGCGCAGAGCCCGCAGGAGCGTGATGCCACCCGTGATGGCGCTGAGAAGACCCGTTCCGAAGATGTACTGGCGCATGTGTTCAACCTACCGAGGAGCGTGATGCGACGCCGCGCCTTGACAGGCGGGGCGTCCATATCGCATCCCGTCCAGCCCTCTGCGCCGCTCGATGCCGCTGTTAGCCTGAGGTCGATCCCCGAGGAGGACCTGTGACCCAGGCCGATTTCGTCGTCGTCGCCAACCGCCTTCCCGTCGACCGCACCCCGGACGGTGAAGGGTGGCGTCGTTCCCCCGGCGGTCTCGTGACCGCCCTCGAGCCGGTGATGCGTCGCGCCGACGGCGCGTGGGTCGGGTGGGCCGGCCAACCCGACGTCGAGCTCGACCCGTTCGAGTTCGACGGAGTGCACCTTGTTCCCGTCGTGCTGTCGGCGGCCGACGTGCAGAACTACTACGAGGGCTTCTCGAACGACACGATCTGGCCGCTCTACCACGACGTCATCGCCGCGCCGACCTACAAGCGCGCGTGGTGGGACGCGTACGTCCGCGTGAACCGCCGATTCGCCGAAGCCGCGGCCGCCTCTGCTTCTCAGAACGCGACGGTGTGGGTGCAGGACTATCAGCTGCAGCTCGTTCCCAAGATGCTGCGGGAACTCCGGCCCGACCTGACGATCGGCTACTTCCACCACATCCCGTTTCCCGCCTACGGCCTGTACTCGCAGCTCCCGTGGCGCAAGCAGGTCCTCGAGGGCCTGCTGGGCGCCGACGTGATCGGATTCCAACGCGTTGCGGACGCGGGCAACTTCGCGCGAGCCGTGCGGCGTCAGTTGCGGTACGAGACCAAGGCCAGCGGCATCCTGGTTCCGGACCCGAAGGGCGGCACGCGCGTCGCCCTCGCCAAGGCGTTCCCGATCTCGATCGACGCCGACTCGTACGTCGAGCTCGCGCAGAAGCCCGAGATCCAGCAGCGCGCGAAAGAGATCCGCGAGGGCCTCGGCAACCCCCGCAAGATCCTGCTCGGGGTCGATCGCCTCGATTACACGAAGGGCATCCGCCACCGCCTGAAGGCGTGGGGCGAATTGCTCGAGGACGGCCGCGCCACGGTCGAGGACGCCACGCTCGTGCAGGTCGCGAGCCCGAGTCGCGAGCGCGTCGACGCCTACGTGCAGCTGCGCGACGAGATCGAGATGACCGTCGGGCGGATCAACGGCGACCACGACACAACAACGCACACCGCGATCCGGTACCTGCACCAGTCGTACCCGCGTGAAGAGATGGTCGCGCTGTTCCTCGCCGCGGACGTCATGCTCGTGACCGCTCTCCGCGACGGCATGAACCTCGTGGCGAAGGAGTACGTCGCCAGCCGCACCGACAACCGCGGTGTGCTGGTGCTGAGCGAGTTCGCCGGTGCCGCCGACGAGATGGGCAGCGCCCTGCTCATCAATCCGCACGACATCGACGGATTGAAGGATGCCATCGTCCGGGCGATCGACATGCCCGCTGCCGAGCAGGGTCGCCGCATGCGGGCGCTGCGCAAACGCGTGCGCGAGCATGACGTCGAGGACTGGTCGCGCGAGTTCCTCGAGGCTCTCGCGACGTTCCACGACACGGCCTCGAGCGCGGCGGCCGCCGCC
Protein-coding regions in this window:
- a CDS encoding NUDIX domain-containing protein, which encodes MADDEIWDVTDIQGTPTGALHRRGDGPVPAGSFHIVASVCVVSSTGRVLVSLRAPGKDYPLAWEFPAGSALRAESSRRGAARELEEETGLSIAPDELVLVGRVIEERALFDLWIARVDGEPVPVPDPEEVQDAEWVTLDEVQRRWRAGTFASPWNARFDQLWDTLAREVGRGA
- a CDS encoding IS1249 family transposase — translated: MHGPRRLGVDHPSNQALCVICGARLVKNGKTAAGTQRWRCPDCGASSVRSRRDVSEREQLRRFLRWLTGKTTQAEIGGGTGRSFRHDTAWCWGLQPVMPVTGEVHDVVLVDGVWIGSWCLLVAQSDTGRVLAWQWCARESTAAWTALFEQVPPPVVVVTDGGSGIRSALATTWPDTAVQRCIFHLQLNVTRELTRNPRTRAGRDLRQISLALTAVHTIDDAISWRLTLQAWWQTHGHLTKERTLYANGHFGFTHFKLRRAWNVLHRAAESGHVFTTLQHGNPRTTSRLEGLNSQIRHLLRHHRGMPTEHRRKAVEWFLLLHEVPLERAHRHAITPTPPATPDEPDDDGQPALYDTAVTAEEGLWIRTGWAGRS
- a CDS encoding inositol monophosphatase family protein; protein product: MSPTPDENLPTLADDLALALRLADAADAVAMARFDADDLRIDTKADRTHVTEADLATERAIREILDAERPGDAVLGEEYGTSGDTARRWVIDPIDGTHNYMRGIPIWATLIALSVGEVPVVGVVSQPALGRRWWAATGHGAWTNTPSGAPRRIRVSDIDDVAKASVSFQSVEQWRDVDLLPALDRLTRAVWRDRGYGDALPYMWLAEGRLELVAEFGVKEYDVAALAPIVREAGGRFTAFDGSDRLDAGSSFATNGILHDEFFRLTHDEGTA
- a CDS encoding alpha/beta hydrolase; the protein is MSSVYRTHDIAVAAGSLRVGEWNPDAVGMPWLLVHGVTASHLAWAWLAVEAPQQRLIAPDLRGRGRSERGERPLGMTAHADDLVAVVDALGVEQVVVVGHSMGAFVSAVFADRHADRVVRVILVDGGLPLELPPGMPPREAVRHVLGPTAARLERRFADEGEYRGFWRAHPAFVGREDPLLDSYFAYDLVGAEPFLRPATVMSTVEEDSIDQNAGDAIGRAVERMPRPTTLLAAERGLRGEVPPLYPDLDALRATHPRLRDLRRVDGVDHYSIVMSEVGAREVARAAGEAD
- a CDS encoding MFS transporter yields the protein MSAAPSVWKQPAQVWAVAFACVVAFMGIGLVDPILPAIAESLKATPVETELLFTSYLVVTGLAMLVTSWISSRIGAKATLLVGLALIVAFSLLCALSGSVDAVIGFRAGWGLGNALFISTALATIVGAASGGSSAAIILYEAALGLGIAIGPLLGGSLGEASWRGPFFGVVALMAIAFVAVAVLLRGPAPARTPIPFSAPFRALGRPALAILAATALFYNIGFFTLLAFSPFPLGFGAMGIGLTFFGWGVALAITSVWVAPILLRRMRLTSVLLLALPLLAVDLLVAAFVVDSPVGLVVCIVVGGLVLGVVNTALTEAVMEATDLPRSVASSAYSAVRFLGGAVAPPLAAFLWHAAGAGVPYVMATVSVLIAAACVLFGRRALAHVDQARPTIADEGAAVLVGDAA
- a CDS encoding SGNH/GDSL hydrolase family protein; this translates as MRRSLSTGVVLAVLAVSAMAAIAAPASAAVPDLTGRSYVSLGDSYAAAWGLPLAATQPAAGCDQSDENYPHLVADEFGFDLDDRSCGGAVIANVVDTPQSVGGATAPVQSDALDADTDLVTLTIGGNDLGFWQLGQMCIAATAGGPVAGSLDGNVHASCAEQFVVNTPAGPVNTLETQIDQTVAPALSAALADIEARAPHAKIIVVGYPALAPDAAHTPSDGCYTSLLQGLGFRTNAYPYTNADVELLYATQAYLDDTMAQVTEASGATYVSLLADSVAHTPCNSRDAYVNGITLSLAPDSVPVSGLPVGGIKKGAIHPNAAGAAFTSTKVSDAVRELFAEPDPTPTPTITPTPTPTDDPSPSPSPSTTESPSASVSPVPSTSATPIAAATTGALATTGTPSVAGAIGIGAAMLLASIAVTLLLRRRAHS